One window of the Ammospiza nelsoni isolate bAmmNel1 chromosome 2, bAmmNel1.pri, whole genome shotgun sequence genome contains the following:
- the RSPH1 gene encoding radial spoke head 1 homolog — protein MSDLGSEDAESGEAEKDIGEYEGDRDGEGRRHGLGKARLPNGDTYEGQYEHGLRSGHGTYRFKNGALYTGDYLQNKKHGKGVFFYPDGSKYAGDWAHDQRQGYGEYLYANGDTYTGEWANNKRHGQGTYVYKETGSKYVGCWVNGIQNGPAELIHLNHRFKGRFLNGKPLGRGKFIFDIGCEQHGEYIQPVQEKEEEDEDEPPLPLEPIWKVSEITKLTPWSPDDEELLVPKEGEGGEAEEGEIPSALDAEEGGDHPEGDAGEEGEEKREEEVNQDQEDQEITDFGG, from the exons ATGTCGGACCTGGGCTCCGAGGACGCCGAGTCCGGGGAGGCCGAGAAAGACATCGGG GAGTACGAGGGCGATCGCGATGGCGAAGGGCGGCGGCACGGGCTCGGCAAGGCGCGGCTGCCCAATGGTGACACCTACGAGGGGCAGTACGAGCACGGGTTGAGGAGTGGGCAT GGGACATACAGGTTTAAAAACGGTGCTCTCTACACTGGGGACTACCTTCAGAACAAAAAGCATGGCAAAGGTGTCTTTTTTTATCCAGATGGATCGAAATATGCAG GAGACTGGGCGCATGACCAGAGACAGGGCTATGGAGAATATCTGTATGCAAATGGAGACACCTATACTGGAGAATGGGCTAACAACAAAAG GCATGGGCAAGGCACATATGTCTATAAAGAGACAGGATCTAAGTATGTTGGTTGTTGGGTAAATGGAATCCAGAATGGACCAGCTGAACTTATCCACCTAAACCACAGATTTAAGGGCAGGTTTCTCAATGGAAAG CCTTTAGGTCGTGGCAAATTCATCTTTGATATTGGATGTGAGCAGCATGGTGAATACATACAACCAGTGCAG gaaaaagaggaagaagatgagGATGAACCACCTTTACCTCTTGAACCAATATGGAAAGTATCAGAAATTACCAAATTAACACCCTGGTCTCCCGATGATGAGGAGCTGCTAGTCCCCAAAGAAGGTGAAGGTGGAGAAGCTGAAGAGGGGGAAATTCCATCAGCTCTAG ATGCTGAGGAGGGTGGGGATCACCCAGAAGGTGATGCAGGAGAGGAAGgtgaggaaaagagagaggaagaagtAAATCAAGATCAGGAGGATCAAG AAATTACTGATTTTGGAGGATGA